Proteins encoded by one window of Salicibibacter halophilus:
- a CDS encoding dCTP deaminase domain-containing protein, with protein sequence MLSNKDIRKEILKNNLIIHPLNMNHIKGSTINLTASKFAWNISNKKSATCKNKDTIQIPPGKTVCILTEESIAISHKIAGTFHSRVSFVTKGLATYATTLDPEWFGYPLISVTNHSDEKKYIEVGESFVSLILYYLKKPATKGSKESNSLRYDLIKDFEDQKEQKELKELQKQSYRSLLNKAKKDPDYEELYNEKPLSLKRMNLISKHPLISVFIAFILGLLAARVF encoded by the coding sequence ATGCTGAGTAATAAAGATATAAGAAAAGAGATTCTCAAGAACAATTTAATAATTCACCCTCTAAATATGAATCATATAAAAGGGAGTACAATCAACTTAACTGCAAGTAAATTTGCTTGGAACATTTCTAATAAGAAATCGGCAACATGTAAAAATAAAGATACGATTCAAATCCCACCGGGAAAAACAGTATGTATATTAACTGAGGAGTCAATAGCAATATCACATAAAATAGCGGGTACCTTCCATTCTAGAGTCTCTTTTGTGACGAAAGGACTGGCTACTTATGCGACCACTTTAGATCCAGAGTGGTTTGGGTATCCACTAATATCAGTAACGAACCATAGCGATGAAAAAAAATATATTGAGGTAGGAGAAAGCTTTGTTTCTTTAATATTGTATTATCTGAAGAAACCTGCTACTAAAGGCTCCAAAGAGAGCAATTCACTGAGATATGATCTAATTAAGGATTTTGAAGATCAAAAAGAGCAAAAAGAACTTAAAGAATTACAAAAGCAATCTTATAGGTCTTTGTTAAACAAAGCAAAAAAAGATCCTGATTATGAGGAACTCTATAATGAGAAGCCACTATCATTAAAACGAATGAATTTAATTTCAAAACATCCTTTAATCTCAGTTTTTATAGCTTTTATATTAGGGTTGCTTGCTGCTAGAGTTTTTTAA